Proteins encoded in a region of the Streptomyces sp. NBC_00310 genome:
- a CDS encoding glycosyltransferase family 2 protein → MSGGMKVGAVIITMGNRPDELRALLDSVAKQEGDRVEAVVVGNGSPVPDVPEGVRTVELPENLGIPGGRNIGIEAFGPSGRDVDVLLFLDDDGLLAHHDTAELCRRAFEADPKLGIVSFRIADPDTGETQRRHVPRLRAADPMRSSRVTTFLGGANAVRTQVFAEVGALPDEFFYAHEETDLAWRALDAGWMIDYRSDMVLYHPTTAPSRHAVYHRMVARNRVWLARRNLPGLLVPVYLGVWLLLTLLRKPSGPALKAWFGGFKEGWTSPCGPRRPMKWRTVWRLTRLGRPPVI, encoded by the coding sequence GTGAGCGGCGGCATGAAGGTCGGCGCGGTGATCATCACCATGGGCAACCGCCCCGACGAACTCCGCGCCCTCCTCGACTCGGTCGCCAAGCAGGAGGGCGACCGGGTCGAGGCGGTCGTCGTCGGCAACGGCTCGCCCGTCCCGGACGTCCCCGAGGGCGTACGGACGGTCGAGCTGCCCGAGAACCTCGGCATCCCCGGCGGCCGCAACATAGGCATAGAGGCGTTCGGCCCCAGCGGCCGGGACGTCGACGTCCTCCTCTTCCTCGACGACGACGGCCTGCTCGCGCACCACGACACCGCCGAACTCTGCCGCCGGGCCTTCGAGGCCGATCCGAAGCTCGGCATAGTCAGCTTCCGCATCGCCGACCCCGACACCGGTGAGACCCAGCGGCGCCATGTGCCCCGGCTGCGGGCCGCCGACCCGATGCGCTCCTCCCGGGTCACCACCTTCCTCGGCGGCGCCAACGCCGTACGCACCCAGGTCTTCGCCGAAGTCGGCGCTCTCCCGGACGAATTCTTCTACGCACACGAGGAAACCGACCTGGCATGGCGGGCCCTCGACGCGGGCTGGATGATCGACTACCGGTCCGACATGGTGCTGTACCACCCCACGACCGCGCCCTCCCGGCACGCGGTCTACCACCGCATGGTCGCGCGCAACCGCGTCTGGCTCGCGCGCCGCAACCTCCCCGGCCTCCTCGTCCCGGTCTATCTGGGCGTCTGGCTGCTCCTGACCCTGCTCCGCAAGCCCTCCGGCCCGGCCCTGAAGGCCTGGTTCGGCGGCTTCAAGGAGGGCTGGACGAGCCCCTGCGGCCCCCGCCGGCCCATGAAGTGGCGTACGGTGTGGCGGCTGACCCGGCTGGGCCGACCGCCCGTCATCTGA
- the hpnE gene encoding hydroxysqualene dehydroxylase HpnE, whose product MTDGAQSEGLPDADRTGRRRSTAVVVGGGLAGIAAALSLADAGVHVTLLEGRPRLGGLAFSFQRGDLTVDNGQHVYLRCCTAYRWFLDRVDGAALAPLQDRLDVPVLDADGRPGRRLGRLRRDALPVPLHLGRSLATYTHLSLAERAKVGRAALALKALDLADPALDERDFGGWLAAHGQSARAVEALWDLVGVATLNAVAQDASLGLAAMVFKTGLLSDPGAADIGWAHVPLGELHDKLARKALDSAGVRTGLRTRVTSISPSEKGSWRVEMPGESLDVDAVVLAVPQRETYDLLPEGALDRPGRLLEIGTAPILNVHVVYDRKVLGKPFFAALGSPVQWVFDRTEASGLREGQYLALSQSAARDEIDTPVSVLRERYLPELERLLPGARDAEVKDFFVTRERTATFAPTPGVGRLRPGARTKAPGLYLAGAWTATGWPATMESAVRSGIGAADAALAALGRPRDHLFDYEEAA is encoded by the coding sequence ATGACCGACGGCGCGCAGTCCGAGGGACTGCCGGACGCGGACCGTACGGGCCGCCGCCGGAGCACGGCCGTGGTGGTCGGCGGCGGGCTGGCGGGCATCGCCGCCGCGCTCTCGCTCGCCGACGCCGGCGTCCACGTCACCCTTCTGGAAGGGCGGCCCCGCCTCGGCGGACTCGCCTTCTCCTTCCAGCGCGGTGATCTGACCGTCGACAACGGACAGCACGTGTACCTGCGGTGCTGCACCGCCTACCGCTGGTTCCTCGACCGCGTCGACGGGGCCGCGCTCGCGCCGTTGCAGGATCGTCTCGACGTGCCGGTTCTCGACGCCGACGGCCGGCCCGGACGGCGGCTCGGCAGACTGCGGCGCGACGCGCTGCCCGTCCCCCTGCATCTGGGGCGCAGTCTGGCCACGTACACCCATCTCTCGCTCGCCGAGCGCGCCAAGGTGGGGCGCGCCGCACTGGCGCTCAAGGCCCTCGACCTCGCCGATCCCGCGCTGGACGAACGGGACTTCGGCGGCTGGCTGGCCGCGCACGGTCAGTCGGCGCGGGCCGTCGAGGCACTGTGGGACCTCGTGGGGGTCGCCACCCTCAACGCGGTGGCCCAGGACGCCTCTCTCGGGCTCGCCGCGATGGTGTTCAAGACGGGGCTGCTGTCCGACCCGGGCGCGGCCGACATCGGCTGGGCCCATGTCCCGCTGGGTGAACTGCACGACAAGCTGGCCCGCAAGGCGCTCGACTCGGCCGGGGTCCGCACCGGACTCCGCACCCGCGTCACCTCCATCTCCCCCTCGGAGAAGGGGAGTTGGCGGGTCGAGATGCCCGGCGAGAGCCTCGACGTCGACGCGGTCGTCCTCGCCGTACCGCAGCGCGAGACGTACGACCTGCTGCCCGAGGGGGCGCTCGACCGGCCCGGGCGGCTGCTGGAGATCGGCACCGCGCCGATCCTCAACGTCCATGTGGTCTACGACCGGAAGGTGCTGGGCAAGCCGTTCTTCGCGGCGCTCGGCTCGCCGGTGCAGTGGGTCTTCGACCGGACCGAGGCGTCCGGGCTGCGCGAGGGCCAGTACCTGGCGCTGTCGCAGTCGGCCGCGCGGGACGAGATCGACACGCCCGTGTCCGTGCTCCGCGAGCGCTATCTGCCCGAGCTGGAACGGCTGTTGCCCGGCGCGCGCGACGCCGAGGTGAAGGACTTCTTCGTGACCCGGGAGCGCACCGCGACCTTCGCTCCCACCCCCGGCGTCGGACGGCTCAGGCCCGGCGCCCGCACCAAGGCACCCGGCCTGTACCTGGCCGGAGCGTGGACCGCCACCGGGTGGCCCGCGACCATGGAGAGTGCGGTCCGCAGCGGCATCGGCGCGGCGGACGCCGCCCTCGCCGCGCTGGGCCGGCCCCGGGATCACCTCTTCGACTACGAGGAGGCCGCGTGA
- a CDS encoding polyprenyl synthetase family protein: MTAAARTAVDVTALLERGRTLATPVLRAAVDRLAPPMDTVAAYHFGWIDAHGNPADGDGGKAVRPALAVMSAEVTGAAPEVGIPGAVAVELVHNFSLLHDDLMDGDEQRRHRDTVWKVHGPAQAILVGDALMVLANEILLELGTAEAARATRRVTTATRALIDGQAQDISYEHRERVTVEECLEMEGNKTGALLACACSIGAVLGGADDRTADTLEKYGYHLGLAFQAVDDLLGIWGDPVSTGKQTWSDLRQRKKSLPVVAALAAGGPASEQLGELLAADAKSSDFESFSEEEFAVRAALIEEAGGREWTAEEARRQHTIAIEALDSIRMPERVRDQFAALADFVVVRKR; the protein is encoded by the coding sequence GTGACGGCCGCTGCGAGGACCGCGGTGGACGTGACCGCGCTCCTGGAGCGCGGGCGGACCCTGGCCACCCCCGTGCTGCGGGCGGCCGTCGATCGGCTGGCGCCCCCGATGGACACCGTCGCCGCCTACCACTTCGGCTGGATCGACGCCCACGGCAACCCGGCGGACGGCGACGGCGGCAAGGCCGTACGTCCCGCGCTCGCCGTCATGTCCGCCGAGGTCACCGGCGCCGCTCCCGAGGTCGGCATCCCCGGCGCGGTCGCGGTGGAACTGGTGCACAACTTCTCGCTGCTGCACGACGACCTGATGGACGGCGACGAACAGCGCCGCCACCGCGACACCGTCTGGAAGGTCCACGGCCCCGCCCAGGCCATCCTCGTCGGCGACGCCCTGATGGTCCTCGCCAACGAGATCCTCCTCGAACTGGGCACCGCCGAGGCGGCCCGCGCCACCCGCCGCGTCACCACGGCGACCCGCGCCCTCATCGACGGACAGGCCCAGGACATCTCCTACGAGCACCGCGAGCGGGTCACCGTCGAGGAGTGCCTGGAGATGGAGGGCAACAAGACCGGCGCCCTGCTCGCCTGCGCCTGCTCCATCGGCGCGGTCCTCGGCGGCGCGGACGACCGTACCGCCGACACGCTGGAGAAGTACGGCTACCACCTGGGCCTCGCCTTCCAGGCCGTCGACGATCTGCTGGGCATCTGGGGCGACCCGGTCTCCACCGGCAAGCAGACCTGGAGCGATCTGCGCCAGCGCAAGAAGTCCCTGCCGGTCGTGGCCGCGCTCGCCGCGGGCGGCCCGGCCTCCGAGCAACTCGGTGAGCTCCTCGCCGCCGACGCCAAGAGCAGCGACTTCGAGAGCTTCTCCGAGGAGGAGTTCGCCGTGCGCGCCGCCCTCATCGAGGAGGCGGGCGGCCGGGAGTGGACGGCCGAGGAGGCCCGCCGCCAGCACACGATCGCCATCGAGGCCCTGGACTCGATCCGGATGCCCGAACGGGTACGGGACCAGTTCGCGGCGCTCGCCGACTTCGTCGTCGTACGGAAGAGGTGA
- a CDS encoding ABC transporter permease, translated as MSETTHDGRVVVSDRPSPDDGLSATELATKYGLAVSGARPGLVEYVRQMWGRRHFILAFSQAKLTAQYSQAKLGQLWQVATPLLNALVYFLIFGLILNADRGMSREVYIPFLVTGVFVFTFTQSSVMAGVRAISGNLGLVRALHFPRASLPISFALQQLQQLLFSMIVLFCVAVGFGSYPRLSWLLILPVLALQFLFNTGLALIMARAGAKTPDLAQLMPFVMRTWMYASGVMFSIPVMLDGHPEWIADVLQWNPAAIYMDLMRFALIDGYGSENLPPHVWAVAGGWAVLIALGGFVYFWKAEERYGRG; from the coding sequence GTGAGTGAGACAACGCATGACGGCAGGGTTGTGGTGAGCGACCGTCCGTCGCCCGACGACGGGCTCTCCGCGACGGAACTGGCCACCAAGTACGGGCTCGCCGTGAGCGGCGCCCGGCCCGGACTCGTCGAGTACGTCCGCCAGATGTGGGGGCGGCGGCACTTCATCCTCGCCTTCTCCCAGGCGAAGCTCACCGCGCAGTACAGCCAGGCCAAGCTCGGCCAGCTGTGGCAGGTGGCCACCCCGCTGCTCAACGCGCTCGTGTACTTCCTCATCTTCGGCCTGATCCTCAACGCCGACCGGGGCATGTCGCGCGAGGTGTACATCCCGTTCCTGGTCACGGGTGTGTTCGTGTTCACCTTCACGCAGAGCTCGGTGATGGCGGGCGTGCGCGCGATCTCCGGCAACCTGGGCCTGGTGCGCGCCCTGCACTTCCCGCGTGCCTCGCTGCCCATCTCCTTCGCGCTTCAGCAGCTTCAGCAGCTGCTGTTCTCGATGATCGTGCTGTTCTGCGTGGCGGTCGGCTTCGGCAGCTATCCGCGGCTGTCCTGGCTGCTGATCCTCCCCGTGCTGGCGCTGCAGTTCCTGTTCAACACCGGCCTCGCGCTGATCATGGCCCGCGCGGGTGCCAAGACCCCGGACCTCGCGCAGCTGATGCCGTTCGTGATGCGGACCTGGATGTACGCCTCCGGCGTCATGTTCTCGATCCCGGTGATGCTCGACGGCCACCCCGAGTGGATCGCCGACGTCCTCCAGTGGAACCCGGCGGCGATCTACATGGACCTGATGCGCTTCGCGCTGATCGACGGCTACGGCTCCGAGAACCTGCCCCCGCACGTGTGGGCGGTCGCCGGCGGCTGGGCCGTACTGATCGCGCTCGGCGGCTTCGTGTACTTCTGGAAGGCCGAGGAGAGGTACGGCCGTGGCTGA
- a CDS encoding DUF6380 family protein codes for MDNPVQGEPIGEKWYATLRGTRASLTATAARGPVRRPGGPAGEGAR; via the coding sequence ATGGACAATCCGGTCCAAGGTGAACCCATCGGGGAAAAGTGGTACGCAACCCTCCGCGGCACCAGGGCGTCCCTGACTGCAACGGCCGCCCGCGGACCAGTCCGGCGCCCCGGCGGGCCGGCAGGGGAGGGTGCACGATGA
- the hpnC gene encoding squalene synthase HpnC, translated as MTEAGTARAGDPERDTLDKAGSENFPVAPFFLPRAWRDDLMAVYGFARLVDDIGDGDLAPGGADARLLGVSPQDADDRLLLLDAFETDLAKVFDGTPNHPLLRRLQHTVRSRSLTPEPFLALIAANRQDQLVKRYETYDDLLAYCALSANPVGHLVLAVTGASTPERVRHSDAICTALQIVEHLQDVAEDLGRDRVYLPAADMKRFHVQETDLAAPTAGASVRALVAYETRRARNLLNDGTPLVGSVRGRLRLLLAGFVAGGRAAVHAIAAAEFDVLPGPPKPGKLRLLREVGATLRGEG; from the coding sequence GTGACCGAAGCCGGGACGGCGCGCGCCGGGGACCCGGAGCGCGACACCCTCGACAAGGCCGGGTCCGAGAACTTTCCCGTCGCCCCGTTCTTCCTGCCCAGGGCCTGGCGCGACGACCTCATGGCCGTGTACGGCTTCGCCCGCCTCGTCGACGACATCGGTGACGGCGACCTCGCCCCCGGCGGCGCCGACGCCCGTCTCCTGGGCGTCTCCCCGCAGGACGCCGACGACCGGCTGCTCCTCCTGGACGCCTTCGAGACCGACCTCGCCAAGGTCTTCGACGGCACCCCGAACCACCCGCTGCTGCGCCGACTCCAGCACACCGTCCGCAGCCGCTCCCTCACCCCCGAGCCGTTCCTCGCCCTGATCGCCGCCAACCGCCAGGACCAGCTGGTCAAGCGGTACGAGACCTACGACGACCTGCTCGCCTACTGCGCGCTGTCCGCCAACCCGGTCGGCCACCTGGTCCTCGCCGTCACGGGCGCCAGCACCCCCGAACGGGTCCGGCACTCCGACGCGATCTGCACCGCGCTGCAGATCGTCGAACACCTCCAGGACGTGGCCGAGGACCTGGGCCGCGACCGTGTCTATCTGCCCGCCGCGGACATGAAGCGCTTCCACGTCCAGGAGACGGACCTCGCCGCGCCCACCGCAGGCGCGTCGGTGCGCGCACTGGTCGCGTACGAGACGCGACGCGCCCGGAATCTCCTGAATGACGGCACCCCCCTCGTGGGTAGCGTCCGCGGCAGGCTGAGGCTGCTCCTCGCGGGGTTCGTGGCGGGAGGAAGGGCGGCCGTCCACGCGATCGCCGCCGCCGAATTCGACGTACTTCCCGGCCCGCCCAAGCCCGGCAAGCTCCGGCTGCTGCGCGAGGTGGGCGCGACCCTGCGAGGAGAGGGGTGA
- the hpnD gene encoding presqualene diphosphate synthase HpnD, with translation MIRTVESEPHASAPVLAAYSYCEAVTGQQARNFAYGIRLLPTPKRRAMSALYAFSRRVDDIGDGALAVEVKAARLEETRALLARVRVGSVDEDDTDPVAVALAHAATAFPIPLDALDELIDGVLMDVHGEHYEAWEDLKVYCRCVAGAIGRLSLGVFGTEPGVRGAERAPEYADTLGLALQLTNILRDVREDAEGGRTYLPADDLAKFGCSAGFSGPLPPADSDFAGLVHFEVRRARALFAEGYRLLPMLDRRSGACVAAMAGIYRRLLDRIEREPDAVLRGRVSLPGREKAYVAVRGLSGLDARHVSRRTVRRRA, from the coding sequence GTGATCCGGACCGTGGAGTCGGAACCACACGCGTCCGCGCCGGTACTCGCCGCCTACAGCTACTGCGAGGCCGTCACCGGACAGCAGGCCCGTAACTTCGCCTACGGCATCAGGCTGCTGCCGACGCCCAAGCGTCGCGCGATGTCCGCGCTGTACGCGTTCTCGCGGCGCGTCGACGACATCGGTGACGGCGCGCTCGCGGTCGAGGTCAAGGCGGCCCGGTTGGAGGAGACCAGAGCGCTGCTGGCCCGGGTCCGGGTCGGTTCCGTGGACGAGGACGACACGGACCCCGTCGCGGTCGCCCTCGCCCATGCCGCGACGGCCTTCCCGATCCCTCTCGACGCCCTCGACGAACTCATCGACGGCGTCCTCATGGACGTACACGGTGAGCACTACGAGGCCTGGGAGGACCTGAAGGTCTACTGCCGCTGTGTCGCCGGAGCCATCGGACGGCTCTCACTCGGTGTCTTCGGCACGGAACCGGGGGTGCGCGGTGCGGAACGAGCACCGGAGTACGCCGACACCCTCGGGCTCGCGCTCCAACTGACCAACATCCTCAGAGACGTTCGGGAGGACGCGGAGGGTGGGCGTACCTATCTGCCCGCCGACGACCTTGCGAAATTCGGCTGCTCGGCGGGGTTCTCCGGGCCTCTCCCGCCGGCCGACTCCGACTTCGCGGGTCTGGTGCACTTCGAGGTGCGCCGGGCCCGCGCCCTGTTCGCCGAGGGCTACCGGCTGCTGCCGATGCTCGACCGCCGCAGCGGCGCCTGTGTCGCCGCCATGGCCGGCATCTACCGGCGGCTGCTCGACCGCATCGAGCGCGAGCCGGATGCCGTGCTGCGCGGCCGGGTCTCGCTGCCGGGCCGCGAGAAGGCGTATGTCGCCGTACGCGGCCTCTCCGGTCTGGACGCCCGCCATGTGTCGCGCCGTACCGTCAGGAGGCGTGCCTGA
- a CDS encoding ABC transporter ATP-binding protein — protein sequence MAESLIPTVIADELHIVYRVNGAKTGKGSATAALSRIVKRGEERGVRKVHAVKGVSFIAYRGEAIGLIGSNGSGKSTLLRAIAGLLPAEQGKVYTDGQPSLLGVNAALMNDLTGERNVILGGLAMGMSREQIRERYQGIVDFSGINEKGDFITLPMRTYSSGMAARLRFSIAAAKDHDVLMIDEALATGDRAFQKRSEARIRELRKEAGTVFLVSHNNKSIRDTCDRVLWLERGELRMDGPTDEVLKEYEKFTGK from the coding sequence GTGGCTGAGTCACTCATCCCCACCGTCATCGCGGACGAACTGCACATCGTCTACCGCGTCAACGGCGCCAAGACCGGCAAGGGCAGCGCGACCGCTGCCCTCAGCCGCATCGTCAAGCGCGGCGAGGAGCGTGGTGTGCGCAAGGTGCACGCCGTCAAGGGCGTCTCCTTCATCGCCTACCGGGGCGAGGCCATCGGCCTGATCGGCTCCAACGGCTCCGGCAAGTCCACCCTGCTGCGTGCGATCGCCGGTCTGCTCCCCGCGGAGCAGGGCAAGGTCTACACGGACGGCCAGCCCTCGCTGCTCGGCGTCAACGCCGCCCTGATGAACGACCTCACGGGCGAACGGAACGTCATATTGGGCGGCCTCGCGATGGGTATGTCCCGCGAGCAGATCAGGGAGCGCTACCAGGGGATCGTCGATTTCTCCGGCATCAACGAGAAGGGCGACTTCATCACCCTGCCGATGCGCACCTACTCCTCCGGCATGGCGGCCCGGCTGCGCTTCTCCATCGCGGCGGCCAAGGACCACGACGTGCTGATGATCGACGAGGCCCTCGCCACCGGTGACCGCGCGTTCCAGAAGCGCTCGGAGGCCCGCATCCGCGAACTGCGCAAGGAGGCCGGCACGGTCTTCCTGGTCAGCCACAACAACAAGTCCATCCGCGACACCTGCGACCGCGTCCTGTGGCTGGAACGCGGCGAACTGCGCATGGACGGCCCGACGGACGAGGTCCTGAAGGAATACGAGAAGTTCACGGGCAAGTAG